TAGAGACAGACGGACTGCAGTTAGAAGGAAACAGTTCCAGTGATTGTCAGTTTCTCTGCCAGCATCCCAGCACCGTCAGTTCATCTGAATCACATCAGACCTCCTGTCCAGGCTTCCTGCTCCTCCAGGTCTCACCTCCTGACTGTCCAACAGCATCAAATCCCAGATGAGGATCAGGAAAGCTTGTCTATGTTGGCCAAGAAGCGCTGGGCCCACCATTCATCCAGATCTATGGGCACAAAGGctgggaggaggggagggtgaGGGGAGAAAGGAGTTTAAGAATCACTGGCATGAGATCAATTAAAAGTCTGCAGCCACGTCTTTGGTGTGTGAGGATGGAAAGGTGATAAAACCCTAGAAAACTATTGAAAAGATGAAATATGTGGAGTAAACTTAGTGTTTCTATGCCTGTCAATTACTgtcatacaataaaataaagtaataaaggattacattttaaaaccaatCAGGGTCATACAATTATTAAACATCTCATTACATCAATTTAAAAACACTCATTTCCATTTAACTCAGGCTcagctttattttacagttcagACCGGAAGTGTTATCCTGACGTTATTACTTCTAACTTGACCCGAATGTATTTACAATAACGATCTATGCTGCCCTCCGGTGGCCACAGTGAGGAACTGCAGCACTACATTAAATTAACACTCGTCACTAATCAGCAGTATAGATCGTTATTAACATCAACGTTCTAAAGTCATTATTAGCTAAAATGCTACAGTCAACATCTGCATCGATCATCTTTGCTGAATGttgtaaattaaaatgtgttttagtaaAAGTTTTCAGGAGGTGAGGCTGCTGTTCCTGCTAGACACATTCATGCTAACATCCAGACAcacattagcatgctagcacTTTAAACTGTTTCTGAAACTGACCAATAAAATGTGAAGATGagaaacaaactgacagaaatcATCAACAACCGCTGTTCTATTTTATTCCTAGTAGTTACTTCATTTAGAGACATTTAACAGATATTTCTACCGACTTTATTCTTGTAGATTTAGATTTACTGCAACACACATCTGTCAAGTCTCCGCTACAATCGTATCCCTCAGGACTGCAGAGTCTgtcgatatttttaaaagaaggttaaagactcacctttttaatcaggcttttaactgACCTTTTAAATCCTTCTTATGttcttattattttctatttactgtcttatgtatttttactcttttaatttttcacctttttacttatCTTACAGGCTggacagtggtgtagtggttagcacttccaccttgcagctagaagatccctggttcacatccccaccttcccaggatctttctgcatggagtttgcatgttctccctgtacatgcatgggttttctcggggttctccagcttcctcccacagtccagaaacatgctgaggttaactgacgATTCTAAATTGctcataggtgtgaatgtgagtgtgattgtctgtagccctgcgatggactggtgacctgtccaggtgtcccctgccttcgccccacgtcacctgggatagactccagcccccccgctcccctaatgaggatcaagcggtgtatagatgatggatggatggactcaTCTTACaggtcttttattctatcttgtagcttgaaatttttaatatttaactccagtgtttcctcggGAGagtcctccacactgggggctgtatctggtctgctgctgggggtgctgtccatgAGTCCCTTCGGCCCGGCGGGTTgggggggctccccacctcggtgtgggggtccccctgtctgtcggggTCGGGGGGTTGGGGGGTCTGGGGGTCGGGGTGCCGGAGCCCCCAGTGGTCATGGCCtgcgactcctcccagtgtggacgaccccaatGAAGGTGTTTTCCACAAtcgtcagtgccatgccatgtctccctacagtcagtggtgggagtgtgtgtgcgtgtgtgtgtgtatgtgtgggcgtacatgtgtgtgtgtgtgcttctgcagttgtgtgcatatatgtatatatggagggagtgatagatgggttttcttgtttttaatgtttttaaatgttgtaaagcactttgtgttgcatttttaactgtatgaaaagtgctatatgaaaaaagtttgattgattgattgattgattgattgattgattgattgattgattgattgatatacTAACTCATCCTGTAAagcactttcaaaataaaagagcaaACTAAAATATTCTATTCATTATGTAAAAGAATTTGAGGCCTCacaaaacatcatcatcatcatattattattattattattattattattatatcttcttcttcttcttcttcttattattattattgttattaataataataataataataataataatgttggttGTATATGATTGTCACTTTTGCTGGAAGTTTCATTGTGTTGGCTGCAGCACTACTGTAATTattgtctgcatcttcaaaacACAACCAGCCTAAGCTTCATTTGCTCTTAGAAGTAGAAGTTAACTTAATGGACTACATAAAACACCACATTTTTATGATTATATGGAGGTCATAGTTGGCTCATTGAAATCTTCCAGTCTCTGGTTTACGGGCTGTCCTAAAGTAATACAACCTCCTGTTCAGGTTAAATAGCTCCAGCTGTTGAATTCTTAGATCTAACTGATGCACTTTAAAGAAAAGCCTGTGCGACCGAGAACATTTGATGTTTAGTGTGGAGCAGAATCTTTGTTATAAAGTTAATTCTACGGCTACAACATAAAAGCATTTAATCCCTCAAATGTAGATTTTaactcaaaatcttacaaaTGCTGACTGAAGGTTTGAAGGAAGGAATGAGCAGCAGAAAGACCAGCAGCTGTACTTACTGTCCACATGTGGGCTGGGGCTGCTCTCTTTGTAGTGGATCACTCTCTGGGCCCCTGCTGGCCCCTGGTCGGGCCCCTGGTTGGGCCCCTGGTCGGGCCCCTGGTCCTGCTGTTGAACCTCCTGCCagactgaaaacacagcagctcggTCAGTACGGCTACAAAACATCCTTATCTGTACAAGTTAAAACCACCAGCCTGCATCCCAGGGTCACACCCACAGAATCCAACAAGTAAAGTCCACAACAACAGCTGCTTCAAAGGCCACTcctaaaacatctggatttcAAATAACGCAGCACGTGGAGGGAGAGAACTACGACTGATTTTCTGGTCGCTGACTCCAGGACACAACTTTCACAGAACTCTCATGATCCATACCAGGGCTGGAACTTTAACACGTTCATTTTGAtttattaattacagaaaaaataactcgttaaaaaaataaaatcacgcATTTAATCTCACCTTTCTCAGTCTCCTAATTTCTGTCCCACCAgcaacactgatgaacactccagcccagtaggtggcgctaatggacctaaagtctgttttccagccctGAAGAAGAGGAGATGCATTGACCTCattgggaggaaagttttctgttaaaatcttcctgatggcagcttggataaaagcctggttgttttctgatcacctcaatgtaaaacatgttgctgttagcaccagagctaaagCTATGTGTCCACAGGGATGTTTTTTCTCACATGGACATACGTCACATCTCACCGCATGGTGGGCGGGTCACTAGGAGGTCGCTAGTGGGTCACATGACAAAACTTCAGACCTTCACTCTGGTAGAAATGTCAGACCAACGTGGCGGCTCAgtcacaaactttctcttttattacaaaaactgttcagcaaaaagtgtttctgaaagcatttagCATTTCAATAAGCTGctaaatctgtcctggttttagttcaacgaTGGCTTGTTTAGACGTTTAACCaaagtttcacgatgcgtcGGACGTCCGCTCCCAATAAGCATTATTTGCTTATATCTCgcagaaaatcacagaaaaaaaattaaattgaaagaTACTTTTTCCCCCTTGGTTCTCAGGAGGTTGTTTGGAGGTTCTATGAGGAGCTGAGGTGTCCAGAGGCGTCCTTCAAAGACAAGGAGCTGGAGctgaacaacaaaaaccagcagGACAGAAAAGAGGAGAGACGAGCCAAGAGAGTCTCCTGGAGACCAAACGTTAAAGTCTGGGTCATTGTGgaacccagcagaacccttcatcctgtcagaacccttcatcctggcagaacccagcagaacccttcatcctgtcagaacccttcatcctggcagaacccagcagaacccttcatcctgtcagaacccttcatcctgttagaacccttcatcctggcagaacccagcagaacccttcatcctggcagaacccttcatcctggcagaacccagcagaacccttCATCTTGtcagaacccttcatcctgtcagaacccttcatcctgtcagaacccttcatcctggcagaacccagcagaactcttcatcctgtcagaacccttcatcctgtcagaacccagcagaactCTTCATCCCgtcagaacccagcagaacccttcatcctgtcagaacccagcagaacccttcatcctggcagaacccagcagaacccttCATTCTGTCAGAACCCGTCATCCTgtcagaacccagcagaacccttcatcctgtcagaacccttcatcctgtcagaacccagcagaactcttcatcctgtcagaacccttcatcctgtcagaacccagcagaacccttcatcccgtcagaacccagcagaacccttcatcctgtcagaacccagcagaacccttcatcctgtcagaacccttcatcctggcagaacccagcagaacccttcatcctgtcagaacccttcatcctggcagaacccagcagaacccttcatcctgtcagaacccttcatcctggcagaacccttcatcctggcagaacccagcagaacccttCATCTTGtcagaacccttcatcctgtcagaacccttcatcctgtcagaacccagcagaacccttCATTCTGtcagaacccttcatcctgtcagaacccagcagaacccttCATTCTGTCAGAACCCGTCATCCTgtcagaacccagcagaacccttcatcctgtcagaacccttcatcctgGCAGAACCCAGCAGGACCCTTCATCCTGtcagaacccttcatcctgttagaacccttcatcctggcagaacccagcagaacccttcatcctgtcagaacccttcatcctggcagaacccagcagaacccttcatcctgtcagaacccttcatcctgtcagaacccttcatcctggcagaacccagcagaacccttcatcctgtcagaacccttcatcctggcagaacccagcagaactcttcatcctgtcagaacccttcatcctggcagaacccttcatcctggcagaacccagcagaacccttCATTTTGtcagaacccttcatcctggcagaacccagcagaacccttcatcctgtcagaacccttcatcctgttagaacccttcatcctggcagaacccagcagaacccttcatcctgtcagaacccttcatcctggcagaacccagcagaacccttcatcctgtcagaacccttcatcctgttagaacccttcatcctgtcagaacccagcagaacccttCATTCTGTCAGAACCCGTCATCCTgtcagaacccagcagaacccttcatcctgtcagaacccttcatcctggcagaacccagcagaacccttcatcctgtcagaacccttcatcctggcagaacccagcagaacccttcatcctgtcagaacccttcatcctgtcagaacccttcatcctggcagaacccagcagaacccttcatcctgtcagaacccttcatcctggcagaacccagcagaactcttcatcctgtcagaacccttcatcctggcagaacccttcatcctggcagaacccagcagaacccttCATTTTGtcagaacccttcatcctggcagaacccagcagaacccttcatcctgtcagaacccttcatcctgttagaacccttcatcctggcagaacccagcagaacccttcatcctgtcagaacccttcatcctggcagaacccagcagaacccttcatcctgtcagaacccttcatcctgttagaacccttcatcctgtcagaacccagcagaacccttCATTCTGTCAGAACCCGTCATCCTgtcagaacccagcagaacccttcatcctgtcagaacccttcatcctgtcagaacccagcagaactcttcatcctgtcagaacccttcatcctgtcagaacccagcagaacccttcatcccgtcagaacccagcagaacccttcatcctgtcagaacccagcagaacccttcatcctgtcagaacccttcatcctggcagaacccagcagaacccttcatcctgtcagaacccttcatcctggcagaacccagcagaacccttcatcctgtcagaacccttcatcctggcagaacccttcatcctggcagaacccagcagaacccttCATCTTGtcagaacccttcatcctgtcagaacccttcatcctgtcagaacccagcagaactcttcatcctgtcagaacccttcatcctgtcagaacccagcagaactattcatcctgtcagaacccttcatcctgtcagaacccagcagaacccttCATTCTGTCAGAACCCGTCATCCTgtcagaacccagcagaacccttcatcctgtcagaacccttcatcctgtcagaacccagcagaactcttcatcctgtcagaacccttcatcctgtcagaacccagcagaacccttcatcccgtcagaacccagcagaacccttcatcctgtcAGAACCCAGCAGCTTCCTTATTCCTgtcagaacccagcagaacccttcatcctgtcagaacccttcatcctgtcagaacccagcagaactcttcatcctgtcagaacccttcatcctgtcagaacccagcagaacccttcatcccgtcagaacccagcagaacccttcatcctgtcAGAACCCAGCAGCTTCCTTATTCCTgtcagaacccagcagaacccttcatcctatcagaacccttcatcctgtcAGAACGAGTCCTCGGAGCGGACAGAGTTTCTGCTGGCTGAGGAAAAGCAGTTCTGTTGATCACATGTGCAGCGTGGGCAATATATGTGGAGTGTTTCAGCAGCTATCAGTGTCAGAGCAGCTGTGTGGGTGAGGGTGGGTGAGGCctgaggaggggaggagggggaggcagctCTAATCTCTGATAGCAGAACAATGCCACAGTCTGAGCTCTCCTCACCCTCGTAGACAAAGTTGACGTTTTCCTGGTGAGCGGTGCTGACACCCTCATCAGGCTGCTGGTCTGCAGGCCGAGCCGAGGCCAGCTGGAGGGTCTTCTTCCCACTCAGACGGGTGAAAACTATCTTTGGTGCAGGAAGGCTGAAACatgcaaagagaaagaaaatgtgtcgTCATGTTGCAGTCATTCTGATGAGTCCTAAAGTTCTTTAGGAGGAACTGCAGTATTATTTAGAAAGTTCCTGCAGAGAAACCAAAGTTCTTCAGTTTAAAGTTATTCAGTTTAAAGTTCTTAAGGAACTGCAGCATTATTTAGAAAGTTCCTGCAGAGAAACCAAAGTTCTTCAGTTTAAAGTTATTCAGTTTAAAGTTCTTAAGGAACTGCAGCATTATTTAGAAAGTTCCAGCAGAGAAACCAAAGTTCTTCAGTTTAAAGTTATTCAGTTTAAAGTTCTTAAGGAACTGCAGCATTATTTAGAAAGTTCCAGCAGAGGTTGTTAACAACTCTGTACAACTTCTAAATTCCAACAAGGTCAGCTGAGCTTCCAGCAGCTGAGTGAAGGACCATGTGTTACCTCGACTTCACCCAAGGTCACGCAcatgcacgcgcacacacgcgcacgcacagGGCCGGTCAGGCCGGTTCAAAGTCATGAAAACAAGCCAACCGGAAGCAGAGTTCTGATGCTCCTCATTCAGCAACTTTAACCAACGAcctgaacatctggaaacatctCGTCTTCATGTAGAGAATAAAGGTTTCAACACTCACTCGGGCAGGTTCCAGGACGTCTGTTTGTGCTTAAAGTCGTTGGTTTTGTTCTCCGGAGGTTGTGTTGGTcctaaaaatgagaaaaaccaTCAGCTGTCCACCAGGATGGAAGCCTGGAGAAGACAGTTTCAGGTTCGCGGTGGTTTTTTAGACTCACCTGTGCGCCTCTGGGTGACCAGTTTACTGGGACCTCTGGTGATGGTGTACATCCTGCAGCTCCCAGAAGCTCCTCCAGACACTTTAACGCATCCGTGAACAAACTCTGTCAGTAGCTCTTCTCAGTTTCACTCACTGGCTGCGAATCCACGGAGCCGACACGCGTGGAGCTTCATGAACCGGAGCGGAGCGCATCTCAGCCAGAGTCCGGGTCTCTGAGGGTCTGGAGTCTCTGAGGGTCTAGAGTCCCTCTGGTTCAGGAGAGCCTCGTCCTGCACCAATGTCACAAACAGCGGCTGTCATTCAAAAGACACCGGACGCGCCGTGAACGCCTCAACGTGCCAACACGCCTCCTCCGGCGCTTTAAAGGCGCAGCGTCCCGTTGATCCAAAAACTTCAACCCTCAGATGCTCCAGTAAGTGGACCCTACAGTCTAAcctaagtgggtcaaaaataacaatcaatgtgtttttataccatttttgtcatttgaatcagaataaatcatcaaataatttctattattgcttgttttatatttttgtccacagaataataatttcatgtttgaaatatgtttatttttcagtttgtaacagattttgaacattttgataactgaaaAAGTAAGAATATTACCCAGAACAGCAACAGACGAATGTCAGCATccattttgttttcctccagctgtggcTGCTGTCCATCCTTCCATCACCTCTGTAGGATGTTATCAGTGATGAAGAGCTCAgggtagtaatacaaacattacagtttctttaaaagtataaaaaggaattttaaaattttaaaaaagacattaaaaatatgtttttttaaggaatcgctggaatatgaaatgataaaaatgcttCATTGCAAAGATATTCCTAGAAAACGACGTCTTCTCTGATGCATCTGAGGGTTAAAGCTGTTCTGTGTAGTTTTATTAAAGTATTCAGCTCCTTTAATCTGAATCCAGCTatcataaacacacattttatttctgtagtctttcaaactttactgttttcacagtttatagTTTCCACCAGGCCTCACATTTTAGATGTATTATAGGAAAAATTGCAGTTTCTAGTTTCTAAACATATATAGCTGCTTTTATCAAACtatctgaacacacaaacacacagagatcacTATTAACAGATCAGTTCTAAGTTATTAAATAGATTACCAACTATTCTGATCATCCATAActcagtttgagtcatttttaagggaaaaagTCTTAATTTTCTGACTCCAGcagattaaatgtgaatattttctggtttattttgatGGTGACgaaaactggactcactgacacctggactttcttcacagtttctctCTGGTAAAGACCTACATtgtaagtgttatgatggtctgtctctcttctattgttaactgtcttttcctctccatttttatagcaactcactactttctgcagtacttcctgttctaataatgctctggagggttccacagtgtgttccaacactactttatgcagacagaggaggttggaaggaatctagaaaagttgggactcctgtaggatttggtagctcCAACTTTCAAGgtttgatcaacctccattgctgcagaacagctttaagttgttaacccatttctgttccctgaaaaaggcctttttgtagaattctgaaatgtacattattgttcatttttggataaccttatctttttttttcaaacctcTGGAAGTTCTCTACTTACCTTTggaccatttcaagctattcactggacttgaactacttgaatttcaataaaaaactggattttttgaCCGCTAATGTATGTTTGGTACGATAAGTTTCTGTGTTGACTGTAATTCACAtgattaatggattttttttatatggaCAATAAAGGATTCATCCTTTTCTGATCATCCTAAAGGTTATATCCCCAACATTTGACTCTCGTGAATGAAATCAAGTCATTGTGAAGCATTAATAACATTTCAGTCCCAGTATGGTTGATGCAGTCAGTAGAAAATGACATTATATGAGCTGAAGTGATCCTTTAACTGAAATGGTTCATGTAGAACAAAGAGGAGGTAAAATTGTGCTGAGACATGAGTGTAATTGCTTTTCTAGACTAAATTCAGTTTTTGGCTCAACATCGGGGCTGGAGCAGATCTACAGCTGGACTCTGAGTTTTCATTCGACTACAGAcgtgcaggatgaaatgaaacGTCTTTTGTCTAAACCACTGAATGCTCAGTGATCCATCAGATCTCCACATTAAACACAGTTACACCCCACAGGTTAGAAAAGTCATCCCAACAGCAGAATGAATACAAAACAAAGCTCCTGTAGTTTTagaaatttattattttaggaAAGTTCCATCAACAGGATTTACATTCTGAAGATTTGTTTCAGCCAAacgttttattttattttcagtggagTGTAAGAACCAGAATCTTCTTTCTGAGTCTCAACTTGTTTAACTGTGAGATGTAAAGTTTTTATTCCACGTTTTGAGTATTTCAGGCCCATTCTGAGGTTCAGGATCTTTAAATATGGCTGCAGTCTGAAGACTTCAAACTGTCCAAACTGAAGAAGGAAAATTCCAGTTAAATGAGAGAAAAGTAAAACATTAAGTGCATGAATACGTGACAGaaatattcatttttctgttttaaagctgTTTCAGTAGCATCAGGATGTTTCCTCTGATCACAGAATGAATGAtctcattaaaacatattatttactgttattaaaACATATTACTTATTCTTATTTAAATGGAGCTGTGAGCTCAGTTAGAAGATCTAACTCTGTCTTTATTGTCTTAATGATGGAAGGCAAGTTTCACTCCAACAATCAGTAAACTCACTGAATATACAAGATGATCCTCTACAGGTTATTAGTAATTAAATATGATGATAGCAGGCATTAAAGATGATGAACCACTATCCACACTGCTGTctctttaacccttagatgcatcagTGGTGGCAACGTTTTCTAggaatatctttgtaatgaaacgtttttatcatttcatgttCCAGCGATTCCTcgaaaaacatgtttctgatatcattccatttaaatttttaagttcccttttatacttttaaagaaactgtaatgtttgtattactaccccgaGTTCTTCATCACTTATAATATCCTACAGAGATgatggaggaaaagaaaattgatgctgacattcttctattgctgttctgtgtgatattcttctttttcaatcatcaaaatgttcaaaatctgttgtaaagtcaaaaataaacatatttcaaacatgaaatcattcttttgtggacaaaaataaaaaacaaacaataacagaaatgattattctgaaccaaaatgacaaaaatgtcataaaacacattgattcttatttCTGACCCACTTAAGGAAGAGTTTAGGTTCACTGGAGCATCTGAGGGTTAAAGCCTGTGGAAGATCAGACAGAAGCTAGAAAAGATCTTTCAGGTAATCCAGGTGAGGTGGAGGTGCTGCTGGGAGGAGCAGAAGGTTAATAAGTAAAGGAGAGCTCACCTGTATGCCAGCTACAGGTAACGTTCCGACATGATGCTAAATCAGACACAGTTAGGATTTTTATTCAGCTCAAACTTCTGGCTTCATTCCACCTTATTAGTAACTTCATCTACGTATTACACTATTTTGTGGTTTCTAGAAACtgggaaatgcagttttttgtctttagtcTAACCAGAGACTTCATTcagaagcagtaaaataatCTCTTAAAGCTGGAAACATCTGAGGTTTGGATCCTCCTGCATGTTTCACAAGTGAGGCTGGCAGTCCTCCAGCAGACTGTCGGTGATGTAGCTGATCTTCAGCTGGTTCTGGTAGAAGTCCTTCTCCACAGCGGTGTTCACGGTCCAGCCCACCACCTCCACGCCTCGCTCTGCCCAGAACCCCACGTAGTCCCTGAGTGAAGGAATGTCCAGTCAGTAaacaggaccagaaccaggaggaagTTTAACAGGAAACAGAACAGAGTCTTCAGCGAAACATCGAACCCTCAGACCGACACAATCAGATCAACATTAACAATATTACTTCTAATAGTTTGGACAATACCAGGTTCTGTGTTTCagttcatgtgcaatatttcagtttgatttaaatactgtcaatgaaatgtgaaatagtttattttaatttaatttttcaggtgcaatattccATTATTATGTGTGATATTAATTATTACCGGAGTATCACTAACAGCGTTACTTGTACTGTTCTATTCCAGCCTGAATCCAGctcacttattttattttagcattgTATTATACTTATATCTTATTGTTttttccaaagttgtttaaatcaatccaactggattttaagaaagttccttgaagatttttcacctctcatccaagaggcttcttcagttcttcttcagttcagaactgaactgactttcttaaagtccagttggattgatttaaacaactttggataaccatgacctggattaATGAGGAACTACACAGACTTATTGCTTTTTGTTCACTgcgtttttttatgttattcatttgttttctgagcaacatctggcacaagaatttaaTTTGGGATcattaaagttttatcttattttatctattttattgAACTCAAATCCAGTTTTGAATCCATTTGTCAAATCatttacacaataaaaaactaaaagataaaatatcTTAAAGACGTTTAATCCCTTTTTATTAACTGCAAACCTGATAATGATGCAAGCAGCTCGATGTTTGAAACTCAGAACCATGAAACTGAAAACATGTTGAGATGAATCAGAGTTGAACAGTGAACAGGtaaaaacaggtaaaaatgTCTCCTACTGTGAGATGAAGTCTTTCTGCACTAGAATAGCAGAGATTCCACAGAGTTTCCACAGGATGTGATGGTGGGCCCAGTCCAACAGGACGTCCAGGACGCCGGTCCACAGCTGGCCCCACGTCGACAGCGTCCGAGGAGTGCCGTCGCCAAACCTGCTGAGTCTCCAGGGCCGGTGGGAAAGAGCCGTGACCACGGAGGGGTCGGTCTGACGCATCTGAGGACCAGCAGAGGGCAGAGGTCAGCGCTGGATCTGAGGATCCATTAAAGCTGCAAGAATTCTAGGTCCgggctaaaaaaaaagctttaaaaaagtcGGCAAAGCTTAAATCATCCCATTTACAGAGAATCAGTAAAATCAATaagcaaaaatctaaattcGAAAATTTGGGGTTTATTTTTCTAGGATTTTagtagatattatctgtaatttaataacacaggaaaaatctgcaaacaggtaaaaagtgatttaaaatatttcagtctTCATATGCAGAAATCTTATTTCAAACATGCAAATATAAGCAAATATCTAATAtctaatatatttatataaacactatcgttcaaaagtttagggtcacttagaaatgtcattattgttgaaagaaaagcagtttttttaaatgaagataacattaaatgaatgataaatccagtgtagacattgttaatgtggtaaatgactattgtagctggaaacagctgatttttaatggaatatctccatagaggtacagag
This portion of the Amphiprion ocellaris isolate individual 3 ecotype Okinawa chromosome 19, ASM2253959v1, whole genome shotgun sequence genome encodes:
- the LOC111587528 gene encoding MAPK regulated corepressor interacting protein 2-like gives rise to the protein MYTITRGPSKLVTQRRTGPTQPPENKTNDFKHKQTSWNLPDLPAPKIVFTRLSGKKTLQLASARPADQQPDEGVSTAHQENVNFVYEVWQEVQQQDQGPDQGPNQGPDQGPAGAQRVIHYKESSPSPHVDTFVPIDLDEWWAQRFLANIDKLS